Proteins encoded in a region of the Ralstonia pseudosolanacearum genome:
- a CDS encoding (Fe-S)-binding protein yields MRVGLFVTCLVDLMRPDIGFAVLKLLEKAGCEVVVPPAQTCCGQPAYNAGDRPLARDLAEKTLKEFEQFDYVVVPSGSCGGMIRKHYADLFRDDPELAGRYERLAPRVYELTDFLVNVAGIASLDSAFQGHVTYHDACSGLRELGVKTQPRDLLAKLPGVRLTEMPACEACCGFGGTFSIKYGDISTAIADEKCANIRASGADAVVLGDLGCMLNIEGRLRRTGDTQTRVLHIAQVLAGDA; encoded by the coding sequence ATGCGCGTTGGCCTCTTCGTGACCTGCCTAGTTGACCTGATGCGGCCCGATATCGGTTTCGCGGTGCTCAAGCTGCTGGAGAAGGCCGGTTGCGAGGTGGTGGTGCCGCCGGCACAGACGTGCTGCGGCCAGCCCGCCTACAACGCGGGCGATCGTCCGCTGGCGCGCGATCTGGCCGAAAAAACACTCAAGGAATTCGAGCAATTCGACTACGTCGTCGTCCCGTCGGGCTCCTGCGGCGGCATGATCCGCAAGCACTACGCCGATCTCTTCCGCGACGATCCCGAGCTTGCGGGGCGCTACGAGCGCCTGGCGCCGCGCGTGTACGAGTTGACCGACTTTCTCGTCAACGTGGCGGGCATCGCCTCGCTCGATTCCGCATTCCAGGGGCATGTGACCTACCACGATGCCTGTTCGGGCCTGCGCGAGCTGGGCGTGAAGACGCAGCCGCGCGACCTGCTCGCCAAGCTGCCGGGCGTCAGGCTGACCGAGATGCCGGCCTGCGAGGCGTGCTGCGGCTTCGGCGGGACGTTCTCGATCAAGTATGGCGACATCTCCACCGCCATCGCCGACGAGAAATGCGCCAACATCCGGGCCAGCGGCGCCGATGCGGTGGTGCTCGGCGACCTCGGCTGCATGCTCAATATCGAAGGCCGCCTGCGCCGCACCGGCGACACGCAGACACGCGTACTGCACATCGCACAGGTCCTGGCCGGCGACGCCTGA
- a CDS encoding IclR family transcriptional regulator, producing MAEADKEPGKTSIQVIERMMLLLDALAGHADPVSLKALSASTGLHPSTAHRILNDMVACRFVDRSDPGSYRLGMRLLELGNLVKARLSVREAALAPMRALHRFTGQTVNLSVRQGDEIVYIERAYSERSGMQVVRAIGGRAPLHLTSVGKLFLAADEIGRVRAYATRTGLSGHTRTSITDLPKLERELSWVRTNGYARDNEELELGVRCIAAGIYDDSRHLVAGLSLSAPADRLQDSWLDNLKDTALQISKGMGFIPEEQPVLRAE from the coding sequence ATGGCAGAAGCAGACAAGGAGCCCGGCAAGACGTCCATCCAGGTCATCGAGCGCATGATGCTGCTGCTCGATGCGCTGGCGGGGCATGCCGACCCCGTCAGCCTGAAAGCACTGTCCGCCAGCACCGGCCTGCACCCGTCCACGGCCCACCGCATTCTCAACGACATGGTGGCCTGCCGCTTCGTCGATCGCTCCGACCCCGGCAGCTATCGCCTTGGCATGCGCCTGCTGGAGCTCGGCAACCTGGTCAAGGCACGGCTGTCCGTGCGCGAAGCCGCGCTGGCGCCGATGCGCGCCCTGCACCGCTTCACCGGCCAGACCGTCAACCTGTCGGTACGCCAGGGCGACGAGATCGTCTATATCGAACGCGCCTACAGCGAGCGCTCGGGCATGCAAGTGGTGCGCGCCATCGGCGGCCGCGCACCGCTGCATCTAACGTCGGTCGGCAAGCTGTTCCTGGCCGCGGACGAGATCGGCCGCGTGCGGGCGTATGCCACGCGCACCGGCCTGTCCGGCCACACCCGCACGTCGATCACCGACCTGCCCAAGCTGGAACGTGAACTGAGCTGGGTCCGCACCAACGGCTATGCGCGCGACAACGAAGAACTGGAGCTGGGCGTGCGCTGCATCGCCGCCGGCATCTACGACGACTCGCGCCACCTGGTGGCGGGGCTGTCGCTGTCGGCGCCGGCGGACCGCCTGCAAGACAGCTGGCTCGACAACCTGAAAGACACCGCCCTGCAGATCTCCAAGGGCATGGGATTCATCCCCGAGGAACAGCCGGTGCTGCGCGCGGAATGA
- a CDS encoding nitroreductase, with protein MNDHHPSPDEVERVDCAITSRRSIRAFLPRPVARADIEAILEVARRAPSGSNTQPWRVYVLTGESKARLSEAIGEAYDQPDADTLHREEYPYYPRIWVDPYQSRRRKVGWDLYGLLGIGRAEKARMRAQHARNFRFFDAPVGLIFAIDRVMEQGSWLDYGMFLEAVMVAARARGIDTCPQAAFTQFHRIIAGHLSMPPEEMVVCGMSMGYADPDAIENTLVTERAPVAEFTRFFE; from the coding sequence ATGAACGATCATCATCCGAGCCCGGACGAAGTCGAGCGGGTCGATTGCGCCATCACGTCGCGCCGTTCCATCCGCGCGTTCCTGCCGAGGCCGGTGGCCCGCGCGGACATCGAGGCGATCCTCGAAGTGGCGCGGCGCGCGCCATCGGGCAGCAATACGCAGCCGTGGCGGGTTTACGTGCTGACGGGCGAATCCAAGGCGCGCCTGTCCGAGGCCATCGGCGAGGCCTACGACCAACCGGATGCGGACACGCTGCACCGCGAGGAATACCCGTACTATCCACGCATCTGGGTCGATCCGTACCAGAGCCGCCGCCGCAAGGTGGGATGGGATCTTTACGGTCTGCTCGGCATCGGCCGCGCGGAGAAGGCGCGCATGCGTGCCCAGCACGCGCGCAACTTCCGCTTCTTCGATGCGCCGGTCGGCCTCATCTTCGCCATCGATCGCGTGATGGAGCAGGGCAGCTGGCTCGACTACGGCATGTTCCTCGAAGCCGTGATGGTGGCGGCCCGGGCCCGCGGCATCGATACCTGCCCGCAGGCGGCGTTCACACAATTTCACCGCATCATTGCCGGGCACTTGTCGATGCCGCCGGAAGAAATGGTCGTGTGCGGCATGTCAATGGGCTATGCCGACCCGGATGCGATCGAGAACACACTCGTCACCGAGCGTGCACCTGTCGCTGAGTTCACCCGCTTTTTTGAATGA
- a CDS encoding TM2 domain-containing protein, which produces MNETAREIMLYDARKKSAGVAFLWWFLLGFLGAHRFYVNRVGSAVAQAIANVGGTWLVIRDSGNTAGWVLGVLGGLWVLVDLFLIPGMVRAYNTMLAERLSAAS; this is translated from the coding sequence ATGAACGAAACCGCTCGCGAAATCATGCTCTACGACGCCCGCAAGAAAAGCGCGGGTGTCGCGTTCCTGTGGTGGTTCCTCCTGGGGTTCCTGGGGGCGCACCGCTTCTATGTGAACCGGGTCGGGAGTGCCGTCGCCCAGGCCATCGCCAATGTCGGCGGTACATGGCTGGTGATCCGGGATAGCGGCAATACGGCGGGCTGGGTGCTCGGCGTGCTTGGCGGGCTGTGGGTGCTGGTGGACCTGTTCCTGATTCCCGGCATGGTCCGCGCATACAACACGATGCTGGCCGAGCGGCTGTCGGCCGCCTCTTGA
- the pbpG gene encoding D-alanyl-D-alanine endopeptidase, producing the protein MSRSVSSFFRRIGLVSLMTVAFTAASVASSHAVAADKASASAKKSGKSKSKIRKASTQAAADDGAGVKVRKVVTVRGKRRVILVERGARPMRAAYVPAAPTLGEAMGLRATPDALALRSSVALVMDQGSGDVLFQKNASAVLPIASITKLMTALVVTDAHQPMDELLEITEDDRDFERNTGSRLRYGTMLTREDLLLLALMSSENRAASALGRSYPGGRPAFVAAMNRKAHELGMTDTHYVDSNGLSSSNVSSAMDLAKIVVAAYKVPLIRQFTTTAEHTVNANGRTLHYVNTNRLVRGGEWDIGLQKTGFINEAGRCLVMQANVHGRNVVMVFLDSAGNLTRFADAVRVRNWLERAPHGEAQAATQAAAPLRNVPVSQPATVLASEQTHGT; encoded by the coding sequence ATGTCACGGTCTGTTTCCTCATTTTTCAGGCGCATCGGCCTCGTTTCGCTGATGACCGTCGCGTTCACCGCCGCCTCCGTTGCCTCGTCCCATGCCGTTGCGGCCGACAAGGCTTCCGCTTCCGCCAAAAAATCCGGCAAGTCCAAGAGCAAGATCCGCAAAGCCTCGACGCAGGCTGCCGCCGATGATGGTGCCGGCGTCAAGGTTCGCAAGGTCGTGACCGTGAGGGGCAAGCGCCGTGTGATCCTGGTCGAGCGCGGTGCCCGCCCGATGCGCGCCGCGTACGTGCCGGCTGCGCCGACGCTCGGCGAGGCGATGGGCCTGCGCGCCACGCCGGATGCGCTGGCGCTGCGCTCGTCGGTGGCGCTGGTGATGGACCAGGGTTCCGGCGACGTCCTGTTCCAGAAGAATGCCTCGGCCGTGCTGCCGATCGCTTCGATCACCAAGCTGATGACCGCGCTGGTCGTGACCGATGCCCACCAGCCGATGGACGAGTTGCTGGAGATCACCGAAGACGACCGCGACTTCGAGCGCAATACCGGCTCGCGCCTGCGTTACGGCACGATGCTCACGCGCGAAGACCTGCTGCTGCTGGCGTTGATGTCGTCGGAAAACCGTGCCGCTTCGGCGCTGGGCCGCAGCTATCCGGGCGGTCGCCCCGCATTCGTTGCCGCGATGAACCGCAAGGCGCATGAGCTGGGCATGACCGACACGCACTATGTCGATTCGAACGGCCTGTCGAGCAGCAATGTCTCCAGCGCGATGGACCTGGCCAAGATCGTCGTGGCCGCCTACAAGGTGCCCCTGATCCGCCAGTTCACCACCACCGCCGAACACACCGTCAACGCCAACGGCCGCACGCTGCACTACGTCAACACCAACCGCCTCGTGCGCGGCGGCGAGTGGGACATCGGCCTGCAGAAGACCGGCTTCATCAACGAAGCCGGCCGCTGCCTGGTGATGCAGGCCAATGTGCACGGCCGCAATGTGGTGATGGTGTTCCTGGATTCCGCGGGCAACCTGACACGTTTTGCCGATGCCGTGCGCGTGCGCAACTGGCTCGAGCGCGCCCCGCATGGCGAGGCGCAAGCGGCAACGCAGGCTGCCGCGCCGCTGCGCAACGTACCGGTGTCGCAGCCGGCGACGGTGCTGGCTTCCGAGCAGACGCACGGTACCTGA
- a CDS encoding LutB/LldF family L-lactate oxidation iron-sulfur protein yields MQVHSMEFKARAGQKLADKRLQQNLTKLSTKFVTARAAAIQEIDFAATREALKERRDRALENLDVWLATFEAEATRRGARVLFAETTADAARLVAEIARRHGVRKVIKSKSMVTEEMRLNQVLGEMGVQSIETDLGEYILQINDSEPPSHIIAPVVHKDKEEIADLFAKTHNRPRLTDIPQMTREAREVLRPEFLSADMGVTGGNFIIAETGSVALVTNEGNEGMCTVMPRVHVAVTGIEKVLPTLEDLATVMRLLPRSATGQSISNYFSLLTGPRAAGEQDGPEHMYFVIVDGGRSGLIGGEFQEMLRCIRCGACMNHCPVYQKIGGHAYGWVYPGPMGSVLTPSYVGLSNAIDLPQAATLCGECNRVCPASIPLSDLLRTLREKQMERELRPPSERLGLRLWGFMARRPALYAAGSRVAARVLRWMGGDRKLIRSLPVGKGWTDTRDMPAPVGKTFRELYREKRART; encoded by the coding sequence ATGCAAGTGCACAGCATGGAATTCAAGGCGCGGGCGGGGCAGAAGCTCGCCGACAAGCGCCTGCAGCAGAACCTTACCAAGCTCTCGACCAAGTTCGTCACCGCGCGCGCGGCGGCCATCCAGGAGATCGACTTCGCGGCCACGCGCGAGGCGCTCAAGGAGCGCCGCGACCGTGCGCTGGAGAACCTCGACGTCTGGCTGGCCACCTTCGAAGCGGAAGCGACGCGGCGGGGCGCCAGGGTGCTGTTTGCGGAAACCACGGCGGATGCCGCCCGGCTGGTGGCCGAGATCGCCCGTCGGCACGGCGTCAGGAAGGTCATCAAGAGCAAGTCGATGGTGACCGAGGAGATGCGCCTGAACCAGGTGCTCGGTGAGATGGGCGTGCAGAGCATCGAGACCGATCTCGGCGAATACATCCTGCAGATCAACGACAGCGAGCCGCCGTCGCACATCATCGCGCCGGTGGTGCACAAGGACAAGGAAGAGATCGCCGACCTCTTCGCCAAAACGCACAACCGGCCGCGCCTGACCGACATCCCGCAGATGACCCGCGAGGCGCGCGAGGTGCTGCGCCCGGAATTCCTGTCCGCCGACATGGGCGTGACCGGCGGCAACTTCATCATCGCCGAGACGGGGTCGGTGGCGCTCGTCACCAACGAGGGCAACGAAGGCATGTGCACCGTGATGCCGCGCGTGCATGTGGCCGTGACGGGCATCGAGAAGGTGCTGCCCACGCTCGAGGATCTGGCCACCGTGATGCGCCTGCTGCCGCGATCGGCGACCGGGCAGTCGATCTCGAACTACTTCTCGCTGCTGACCGGGCCGCGCGCCGCGGGCGAGCAGGACGGCCCCGAGCACATGTACTTCGTGATCGTCGATGGCGGCCGCAGCGGGCTGATCGGCGGCGAATTCCAGGAGATGCTGCGCTGCATCCGCTGCGGCGCCTGCATGAACCATTGCCCGGTGTATCAGAAGATCGGCGGGCACGCCTACGGCTGGGTGTATCCCGGGCCGATGGGCAGCGTGCTGACGCCGAGCTACGTCGGCCTGTCCAATGCGATCGATCTGCCGCAGGCCGCCACGCTGTGCGGTGAATGCAACCGGGTCTGCCCCGCGTCGATCCCGCTGTCGGACCTGCTGCGCACGCTGCGGGAGAAACAGATGGAGCGCGAGCTGCGACCGCCGTCCGAGCGCCTCGGCCTGCGTCTGTGGGGATTCATGGCCCGGCGGCCGGCGCTGTATGCGGCCGGGAGCCGGGTGGCCGCCCGCGTGCTGCGCTGGATGGGCGGCGACAGGAAGCTGATCCGCTCGCTGCCCGTCGGCAAGGGCTGGACCGATACGCGCGACATGCCGGCCCCGGTCGGCAAGACCTTTCGCGAGTTGTACCGCGAAAAGCGGGCACGCACATGA